In a genomic window of Planctomycetaceae bacterium:
- a CDS encoding RNA polymerase sigma factor: MAEGSSDQAESIESLYRQLSRELWALFYSQCSDPERSYDAVQEAFLRYQRHNGEPIRDARAWLLRVGQNWLRDVARRKSSGCRLSSSLDEMPNTPFSPAELMASEENRLAVRAALEQMLEDDRKVLVMKYALNWSSAQMAVAMDASPAAIDMRLSRARRRLSELLLEQGFGDE; this comes from the coding sequence ATGGCAGAGGGCTCGTCTGATCAGGCGGAATCGATCGAGTCGCTGTACCGGCAGCTTTCACGCGAATTGTGGGCGTTGTTTTATTCTCAGTGCAGTGACCCGGAACGGTCCTACGACGCCGTGCAGGAAGCGTTTCTGCGGTATCAGCGGCATAACGGAGAACCCATCCGGGATGCTCGCGCGTGGTTGCTGCGAGTCGGACAGAACTGGCTTCGGGATGTGGCCCGGCGGAAGAGCAGCGGATGTCGACTGTCGTCTTCGCTGGACGAAATGCCAAACACGCCGTTTAGTCCTGCGGAGCTGATGGCATCGGAGGAAAACCGATTGGCCGTGCGAGCGGCTTTGGAACAAATGCTGGAAGACGATCGAAAAGTGCTGGTGATGAAGTACGCCTTGAACTGGTCGTCGGCACAGATGGCAGTGGCAATGGATGCCAGTCCGGCGGCAATCGACATGCGTCTGTCGAGGGCTCGCCGGCGACTGTCGGAACTTCTCCTGGAACAGGGTTTTGGCGATGAGTGA
- a CDS encoding glycoside hydrolase family 32 protein, protein MKRTLLLLACGIAAGAAPADEVLVGKFERARELLIDDFEVDSYSNWIVEGDAFGDGPAAGTLPNQQDVSGYRGRRLVNSYRSGDVTTGSLTSPEFEVRRPFIAFLIGGGRHEGQTGIELRIGGKAVRTATGHDSEELEWSSWDVTEFKGQTATLRIFDSATGGWGHINVDHIVQSDVAPKRFDLEHRLAEYRKSPDYLNEPHRLQYHFSPEVNWMNDPNGLVYHNGEYHLFYQFNPAGIIWGHMSWGHAVSRDLLHWEHLPLAIPEEDGIMAFSGCCVVDHHNSSGFGTTENPPMVAVYTGHGHDKQVQNLAYSTDNGRTWTKYADNPVLDLNERDFRDPNVFWHEPTQRWVMVVSLANEKILILYGSNDLKQWTELSRFGPAGVKDKPNWECPDLFELPVENENSRRLWVLEVDMGNGAIAGGSGGEYFVGHFDGTRFEAIQDSRWVDFGRDFYAPVSWKNIPESDGRHLWIGWFNNWETCLLPTSPWRSEMSIPRALTLRRIGDADEYIMVQRPVDELKSLRGSRLQIAPMSLTDSQKPVFATLAGNSYELQLELTPTAAASGVRVCVGDGEFTEIGYDRARSAVYVDRTLSGNTDFDARFSGRHEAPVPLSDEKVALRILVDRSSVEVFIDDGRAAISDRIFPSQTSTGIELFARDGSATFSDMKAWPLRSVWHDR, encoded by the coding sequence GTGAAACGCACTCTGCTGTTGCTGGCATGCGGGATCGCCGCAGGTGCCGCGCCCGCCGATGAAGTTCTGGTTGGCAAATTCGAACGGGCTCGCGAACTGCTGATCGACGACTTCGAAGTGGACTCCTACAGCAACTGGATCGTCGAGGGCGACGCATTCGGCGACGGACCCGCAGCCGGCACATTGCCGAATCAGCAGGACGTGTCCGGATATCGAGGCCGCCGGCTGGTGAATTCGTATCGAAGCGGCGACGTCACAACGGGGTCGCTGACGTCTCCGGAGTTCGAAGTCCGGCGTCCGTTCATCGCATTCCTGATCGGCGGCGGCCGGCACGAAGGTCAGACGGGAATCGAACTGCGCATCGGCGGCAAAGCTGTTCGCACCGCAACAGGACACGATTCGGAAGAACTGGAATGGTCATCGTGGGACGTCACCGAATTCAAAGGGCAGACGGCAACACTGCGGATCTTCGACAGCGCGACCGGCGGATGGGGACATATCAACGTCGACCACATCGTTCAGTCCGATGTCGCCCCGAAACGCTTCGACCTGGAACACAGGCTGGCCGAATACCGCAAGTCCCCCGACTATCTGAACGAGCCCCATCGGCTGCAGTATCACTTTTCACCCGAAGTGAACTGGATGAACGATCCAAACGGCCTGGTGTATCACAACGGTGAGTATCACCTGTTCTACCAGTTCAATCCCGCCGGCATCATCTGGGGGCACATGAGCTGGGGCCACGCGGTCAGCCGCGATCTTCTGCACTGGGAACATCTGCCGCTGGCGATTCCGGAAGAGGATGGAATTATGGCCTTCAGCGGATGCTGCGTTGTCGACCACCACAATTCCTCGGGGTTCGGAACGACGGAAAATCCGCCGATGGTTGCCGTCTACACCGGGCACGGGCACGACAAGCAGGTACAGAATCTTGCCTACAGCACCGACAACGGACGCACGTGGACGAAGTATGCCGACAACCCGGTGCTGGATCTGAACGAAAGGGACTTTCGCGATCCAAACGTCTTCTGGCACGAACCGACGCAGCGGTGGGTGATGGTTGTATCGCTCGCAAACGAGAAGATCCTGATCCTCTACGGTTCAAACGATCTGAAGCAATGGACGGAACTCAGCCGTTTCGGTCCGGCGGGCGTCAAAGACAAACCGAACTGGGAATGCCCGGACCTGTTTGAGTTACCCGTTGAGAATGAAAACAGTCGTCGGCTGTGGGTACTGGAAGTCGACATGGGCAACGGCGCGATCGCGGGAGGCTCCGGCGGCGAATACTTCGTGGGTCACTTCGACGGCACCAGATTTGAAGCCATTCAGGACTCCAGGTGGGTCGACTTCGGCCGCGACTTTTATGCACCCGTCAGTTGGAAGAACATCCCTGAAAGCGACGGTCGACATCTCTGGATCGGCTGGTTCAACAACTGGGAAACCTGCCTGCTGCCAACGTCGCCGTGGCGCAGTGAGATGTCGATTCCGCGCGCATTGACGTTGCGACGAATCGGCGATGCGGATGAGTACATCATGGTGCAGCGGCCCGTTGACGAACTGAAGTCGCTGCGCGGTTCGCGGCTGCAGATCGCGCCGATGAGCCTGACGGACTCGCAGAAGCCGGTCTTCGCAACCCTCGCCGGCAACTCGTACGAACTGCAGCTTGAACTGACTCCGACCGCGGCAGCCAGCGGGGTTCGAGTCTGCGTCGGCGACGGAGAATTCACCGAAATCGGCTACGACCGTGCGCGTTCGGCGGTCTACGTGGACCGCACATTGTCGGGAAACACGGACTTCGACGCCCGGTTTTCTGGCCGCCACGAAGCTCCAGTACCGCTGTCCGATGAAAAAGTGGCGCTGCGGATTCTGGTCGACCGATCGTCCGTCGAGGTGTTCATCGACGATGGCCGGGCCGCGATCAGCGACCGGATCTTCCCGTCGCAGACTTCAACCGGAATTGAGCTGTTTGCACGCGACGGCAGTGCGACGTTCAGCGACATGAAAGCCTGGCCGCTGCGTTCGGTGTGGCACGACCGGTAA
- a CDS encoding site-specific DNA-methyltransferase, giving the protein MSTDIQSKLGRIHRGDCIEGLNSLPEACVDLAFADPPFNIGYKYDVYDDRMAADDYLNWSAEWMQAVHRVLKPDGTFWLAIGDDFAAELKLKAQDVGFHTRSWVVWYYTFGVNCKFKFTRSHTHLFYFVKDVKKFTFREKDLQNRIPSARMLVYNDKRGNPDGRLPDDTWIIPPNIDQTFTLRPQDLEECFQPDEDSWYFPRVAGTFRERAGFHGCQMPEQLLGRIIRSCSHEDDIVLDPFTGSASTLVVAKKLNRRFLGFELSEEYASAGSQRLLETESGDPLVGAAEPNMSAPATWQGKKNRRTAEITDTATLSERIADAIDEGIRAAFRMTCDGLSVEHIIADEDRCEAFCEACRQLGIPASRKVCVERLRQVVRETERGQRVLQFAAE; this is encoded by the coding sequence ATGTCAACGGATATTCAGTCAAAGCTGGGACGAATTCATCGCGGTGATTGCATCGAAGGCCTCAATTCGCTGCCGGAAGCCTGCGTCGATCTTGCGTTCGCCGATCCTCCGTTCAACATCGGCTACAAGTACGACGTGTACGACGACCGCATGGCGGCCGACGACTACCTGAACTGGTCGGCCGAATGGATGCAGGCGGTGCATCGAGTCCTGAAACCCGACGGAACATTCTGGCTGGCGATCGGTGATGACTTCGCCGCGGAACTCAAGCTGAAAGCGCAGGACGTCGGGTTTCACACACGCAGCTGGGTCGTTTGGTATTACACCTTCGGCGTGAACTGCAAGTTCAAGTTCACGCGGTCTCACACGCATCTGTTCTACTTCGTCAAAGACGTGAAGAAGTTCACGTTCCGCGAAAAGGATCTGCAAAACCGCATCCCGTCGGCGCGAATGCTTGTCTATAACGACAAGCGAGGAAATCCCGACGGCCGGCTGCCTGACGACACGTGGATTATCCCTCCGAACATCGATCAGACCTTCACGCTGCGTCCGCAGGATCTGGAGGAGTGTTTTCAGCCTGACGAAGACAGTTGGTATTTCCCGCGCGTGGCCGGCACGTTCCGGGAACGCGCGGGCTTTCACGGCTGTCAAATGCCCGAACAACTGCTGGGGCGCATCATTCGATCGTGTTCGCATGAAGACGACATCGTGCTGGACCCGTTCACCGGCAGCGCGTCGACTCTGGTTGTCGCAAAGAAGCTGAATCGCCGGTTCCTGGGCTTTGAACTGTCCGAAGAATACGCCAGCGCCGGATCACAGCGACTGCTTGAAACCGAATCCGGCGATCCGCTTGTCGGCGCTGCTGAACCCAATATGTCGGCTCCAGCTACCTGGCAGGGCAAGAAGAACCGCCGCACCGCCGAAATCACCGACACAGCGACACTGTCCGAACGCATCGCAGACGCGATCGATGAAGGCATCCGAGCCGCCTTCCGGATGACTTGCGACGGGCTTTCCGTCGAACACATCATCGCCGACGAAGACCGCTGCGAAGCGTTCTGCGAAGCCTGCCGGCAGCTCGGCATTCCGGCGTCTCGCAAAGTCTGTGTCGAACGGCTGCGGCAGGTCGTTCGTGAAACCGAACGCGGGCAGCGGGTTCTGCAGTTTGCCGCCGAATGA